A stretch of DNA from Tachysurus vachellii isolate PV-2020 chromosome 4, HZAU_Pvac_v1, whole genome shotgun sequence:
TCGTCCATAACACTTGTGTCCATGTCCACATACATCCAtcacactgtttacatgctgttttacacactgcttttgctctttgcacacgctgtctcacatttcagtcgattgcagTTTTGCACaacactttacaatatctcatgtaactgctgctataatactaatgtgtttattccagtatttctgcacatgcaatatagaacatacaacatttacactggtctggtttttgtatattgtcttgtattttttgtcttttgtcctgcactgtcttcttgtcttttgtcctgcactgtcttcttgtcttttgtcctgcactgtttgcaccaggttgcacagatgcactttatgtatctaggactatcttacttaagtccttagctctgtctttgttctatgtaacaccatgatcctggagaaatgttgtctcatttcactgtgtactgcatcagctataaatggatgaaatgacaataaaagctacttggcTTGACTTGATGTGATGATGTTGTCAGGTTTAATAAGGAGCTGAAAATGTAATGTGCTTTTAGATCATAAAGAATGAAATTGCATTGAACTGTGATATGAAGCACATGCAAAGAACATGAGACTTATTACAGAGATAGTTATTGTTTATAGGCAAGCTTATATAATGCAAGGCAAGCTTATAACTAGtacaaaatgcatttttgatttatttatttatttatttttcaggcCTGTGGGATCATTGTAGAGCTGATTCGTTCAAAAAAGATGGCTGGCCGAGCTGTTTTACTGGCAGGCCCACCTGGAACTGGAAAGGTATTCGTTACTTTTTGCTTATCCGTGATTACGTTAAAATCTTTTCTAATCTGATTCTGTAGAAAGATTTTTCAAAGCATTAGATTGTGCCCTTGGTTATAGAAGTTGAATGAATGTTAAACACGTATTTGTGCCAAACAGACTGCTTTAGCATTGGCCATGGCTCAGGAGCTGGGGAATAAGGTGCCTTTTTGTCCTATGGTGGGCAGTGAAGTGTATTCATCAGAGATCAAGAAGACAGAGGTCCTAATGGAGAACTTCAGGAGAGCCATTGGTGAGTCTAAACATCCTTAAAGAAACCTATAACAGATTGTGGGTTTCACTGAATATAACACAAAACTGGCCACATACTAGACCATTagttttttgttaaaaacatgGGAAAGATGTTGAAAGAACACCTGATGAATACAtttggaatgtgtgtgttgatatACCAATTGAGAGACAAGAAAATAGATTGAAGAAAAGATGTAATAATTTACTACTATTATAACACATTGCCGCTATCTCCTAAAACTGAACTAAACTTTGAcatcctttatttattaaagctcAGCGTTTCACTCACATACTGTTATTTGAAACTAACAATTAAAACAATGCAACTGCAAACTGtctaaattcaaattcattccATTTgcataacacaacacacccacaccccaaAACATCATCTAATTCATGAGCTCATCTGATTGTACAGTAATGTTCCTGCAGATTTTGATAATTAAACTTTTGATAATGCAGTCTGATAATCATATTTTTTACTTGAAAATCCTGCTCTTATGACCTGATTTTTCGTTCTGGTTCCACTAgtattaaatgatataaaacaaCTAAACTACTAaaactaaatgttttatattgatGCATATAGGACTGCGAATCAAGGAGACTAAGGAAGTATATGAAGGTGAGGTGACAGAGCTGACCCCATGCGAGACAGAGAATCCAATGGGTGGCTATGGCAAAACTATCAGTCATGTCATCATTGGCCTGAAGACAGCGAAGGGCACCAAACAGCTTAAGGTATACATAAGTTAACAACCCTGTGGGAATGGCATCTAATGAACTGAGAGATGTTTAAGATGTCTTGACGAACTTTCcatatgtgtgtgatgcagcTCGATCCCAGTATCTATGAGAGCTTGCAGAAGGAGAGAGTGGAGGTTGGTGATGTCATCTACATCGAAGCAAACAGCGGAGCAGTGAAGGTAAGGACAACTCACAATCTTCTGCCGTTTCTGCTGAACGCTCACTGGTTTAGGTTGTTAAGGAACCTTATAAGCTGTGCATATGTAATGGACATCCAGCAACAGAGACTTTTATACCTCATACTGTTGACTCATACTAGCAGACATTATGGCAAAAACATAAAGATTTTCTGCACATCAATGTGCACTTCAGCACTGCTGTCTTTGCTTCTCAAAATGCCTGAGCATTAcatgaatcaaaacaaacacttgTATATTTAACTTCTTATTGGATTACTGAGTGTCTCTCAATTTCCCCATATGGTCCCCATGTCCTGTTTGGGAGCTGTAAATGGACATTTTGCAATCATTTTGTGCTGTGATTGATCTGCAGAGACAAGGGCGCTGTGACACTTTTGCAACAGAATTTGACTTGGAGGCTGAAGAATATGTTCCATTGCCCAAAGGAGATGTACACAAGAAGAAAGAGATTATACAAGATGTTACGCTACATGACCTGGATATAGCTAATGCACGACCTCAGGTACACACCCAGTCAcacaacaatatatattttttaatataaataatgaaccaTTTTTAGTAACAAATTATAACTATCTTTTGGAACATAATCATACTGGCTACATTATGAGAcacctatttttattttgtctcctttagagaaaataattattatagatattatattgTTTTGGTGTGTGCTAGTAAATATAATTTGCTAGTAGTTAGTAACTAGTTACTGTTGTCAGTAATGTTATAATGCTTTATTGATCTAATGACAAATCAGCAAATCTCTTAGCACTGTGCTTTTTAATTAGCTTACTCATGCTTttatggataaaaataaagatttctatttaattttgctCATTTATTCAAATACATTCATATTGTCTGGAATGTAGCTTATATAATGTCACACATTCTAACCTAAGGGAGGTCAGGACATCCTATCTATGATGGGCCAGCTAATGAAACCCCGGAAGACTGAGATCACAGGCAAGTTACATGTGCGCACACATCACATGATGACTGTTACTCAAGTCCCAAATGCATTCCAAGTTTATTGAGTTAAACACTCAAGGTTGCTGACACATTGTGTCTTATAGATAAACTACGAGGGGAGATCAACAAGGTGGTGAACAAGTACATAGATCAAGGTGTGGCAGAACTTGTCCCAGGTGTTCTGTTCATCGATGAGGTACACATGCTGGATATTGAGTGTTTCACTTACCTGCACCGAGCTCTGGAGAGCTCCATCTCCCCAATAGTTGTGTTCGCATCCAACCGTGGAAACTGTCTCGTCAGGTAGGACTCCTTCAGCTTAAGTATTTTAAAGGCACTCACTAGCAGGCAGTACTTTATTgattacaaaataatttatttatttacttattttttagaGGAACTGAAGACATTAGCTCTCCTCATGGAATACCTCTTGATCTGCTGGATCGAGTTATGATCATCAGAACCCTGCTGTATACTCCTCAAGAAATGAaacaggtaagtgtgtgtgtgtgtgtggtggggggacTAGAACTAGAAGATGTACAACTGTGTCTGTCTGCTAATTTCAATGTGTGTCTGTAGATTATTAAGATCCGAGCTCAGACAGAAGGCATAAACATCAGCGAGGAGGCTTTATCTCATCTGGGAGAGATTGGCACGAAGACCACCCTCAGGTAACACGCATCATAAATTATGAGATtttacagaaggaaaaaaaatgtaatctcaAGGCTTCTGTAACATTCACATTAGCCAGTCTTTGATTAATCATtatcattaaattaataaactctAACTATTAACAGTAGTTTTTAgaattttgttggtttgtttatcATCCATACTGTAATAACATATAGTAAACATTATAGTAGCTTTTATTAAAACCTTTGTCAAGCAGTACCCCTACTTTTTTAATAATCTCATTGTTTGTCTTCTTAACACTCAACAGTTTATAAAGTACATAAGCTCATTTttttgtgcgtttgtgtgtccaGGTATGCTGTACAGCTCTTAACTCCTGCAAATCTGCTGTCACGAGTTCAGGGGAAAGAAGTTGTAGAAAGAGAACAAGTGGAAGAAATTAATGAGCTCTTCTACGATGCTAAGTCTTCTGCAAAGATCCTTCAAGACCAGCACACCAAGTTCATGAAGTAGTTCCCTCTCACTTAGCACTCgcttgttttctgtttcattcaTCCCACAGTTCAGGGTTGCTCTTAAACTGGCCAGAGCAGCAAAGCCACAACACCCACACTATGTCTGATAAAATATTACTATAAATGGgaaaatgttaaataagaataatattgtCCTCCCAGGGAGCTTACCTTTACCTTACCTGTATGTTCAGTCCTTGCCAGATTGTTTTGCCAGGTTTGTCAGGATATTCTTTTTgcagaacatttttataaactgttaatgttttcattttctataaaaatcaattttaagaattaaaaataaattatgtctgTTTTCATTGTTCATATTTTGTTTCACACCTTGTGCTACACCTTACCCTGGATCAGTATTCCACAGCAATGTGATATTCTTCATGTGTAGTTAGAATAGTACAAATGCAAGTACAAGAACAGGCTATGTTGCAGTTACATAAAGAGACACAAGTATAAAATAATGCTCCCAAAAAAGTGCTTGAAATGACATGTATAACTGTCAAAGTTGTCTGGCCACTTTTATTTAGACCTTTATTTCAACACTTCGAATACACATTTTGAAAGAATGTGAATTGGAATCATTTTCCATGTTACTTTTTCCTGGGTTTGTTGAAGACCGTCTCTCCTCCTGATCGAACGTTACTGAACACGGATGGAGCAACTTTCCCTGAGCGTTCTGCAGGGCAGGGAGACAAACAAGTTGATAGCCGATTAAGGATGGGTGAAGTTATTATTAACAGTCTAAATTACAGAAGGTTTATAATAGTTAACATTAACTACGGCATgccatttaatttacatttatgtaatgTTTAGCTTTCCCTTTCTCCTGTAGACAGTAATATGGTGATAACCAGTGCTGAGGTATAGAAGTGGCTAGAGATTTCTGTGTAAACATATTTGACTCTCTCTAGGGAGTaattatgtgtctgtgtcactgggTTTGAGACCCTTTGCTACTTTATATGGAGTGGAAACACCAGCAAACCCAAGGCATGCACACAGACATTTTGCATCCCACCAAGCAAGCAGCTCTTATTCTTGtctacacttacacatacacacaacacagagcctG
This window harbors:
- the ruvbl1 gene encoding ruvB-like 1 produces the protein MKIEEVKSTTKTQRIASHSHVKGLGLDEAGNAKQTASGLVGQESAREACGIIVELIRSKKMAGRAVLLAGPPGTGKTALALAMAQELGNKVPFCPMVGSEVYSSEIKKTEVLMENFRRAIGLRIKETKEVYEGEVTELTPCETENPMGGYGKTISHVIIGLKTAKGTKQLKLDPSIYESLQKERVEVGDVIYIEANSGAVKRQGRCDTFATEFDLEAEEYVPLPKGDVHKKKEIIQDVTLHDLDIANARPQGGQDILSMMGQLMKPRKTEITDKLRGEINKVVNKYIDQGVAELVPGVLFIDEVHMLDIECFTYLHRALESSISPIVVFASNRGNCLVRGTEDISSPHGIPLDLLDRVMIIRTLLYTPQEMKQIIKIRAQTEGINISEEALSHLGEIGTKTTLRYAVQLLTPANLLSRVQGKEVVEREQVEEINELFYDAKSSAKILQDQHTKFMK